A stretch of the Uranotaenia lowii strain MFRU-FL chromosome 3, ASM2978415v1, whole genome shotgun sequence genome encodes the following:
- the LOC129751007 gene encoding phospholipid-transporting ATPase ABCA1-like, translating into MTSSPASNLDKFVLLLWKNFIIHKRHRWRTLFEMALPVAICATLLWVPSDPQVLQERRYPALPVDRFSGGGLQPSLARIAYSPQNDLLEGIVASAAFSLGINDYQSFNSSLEMKSKLLNSSSFLCGIDFGNGMRNITDLPKRVTFDLRFPYILRSSPSSWKPLSWDTDKLIGAFDPTGHNRLEDDGGEPSYYREQFLAVQTALSKAIIARQVPSVNPPKAFVQRFANPDAETNLLHEALNQILPLLFRLVFMFFFLSTVKYITVEKENQLKESMKIMGLPGIINWAAWFVELVLLMVIPITLITIILKLSAFVHSNVILIWIFLLCYCMSTISLAFFTSVFFDKAIKAASFATLVWVASYFSLEDYPFWVKTLYSLLSNPAMHYGMNNIIRLEAMHVGVDFSTMFSRTDLNDPYNYAVAIGMFCASIFLYICLTLYLEQVMPGQYGIARPWYFPCLGLVSFKKATPIDSVSPYDSDHPANANYFEPEPIGTEAGVQIKNLRKVFPGHKVAVDKLNLNLYQGQITVLLGHNGAGKTTTMSMLTGMFSPSSGTATINGHDIRTDMNRVRSSMGLCPQHNVLFDELTVSEHLQFAARLKGVPRNQVHETVTKYINLLGMNDKAKAQSSTLSGGMKRKLTVGMALCGEPKVVLLDEPTTGVDPTARRALWDLLLEEKRNKTILLSTHFMNEADVLGDRIAILAEGKLTAAGSTFFLKSAFGVGYRLICVKGQGYQEERLLSLLRKFIPDVNIEVENASELTIILKKEYTQLFQSMLKELETHMEYCGVTSYGISLTTLEEVFLKAGSDSFARVKHFSDDPNREPRPEQQVPHMNVQLVEADLLQRSGAWVQLKSQILKKFIIARRSWRQFCWQTIIIPIGLMTFFLWQNHSGPKTSALDMSLEPYRWSLNLIRESGASDLMNQTYQKLFEGSHKIRSIDMNMDDYVTQKLSSSPVDLHAKLLLGASFTGDSFKAFYNPRALHSAPLSLNLVFNAMLKTHCPDCSIGVRNNPLPPPKTSDDDNPVVSNALLRYINLVLALIFIMVYTTSAYITFYIKERVTRAKLLQTITGLKVELYWLSNVFWDVLNFTITCVVVIIMIEVFQVEGWNTAQNVFVLLLFLNTYLLSVLPMIYLFSFMVSDPASGYSRVFLFNGIGAVGLGLLQFFFSHIGYEKTAEVMQHAFLLIPTISLMLGLLRLSMFIGTTVSCATACQHLSTTCTPELMCSLQKDCCNGLADVFSFSDSVGLLTPMLYLSATGVFCFVMLWCIEHNLFRKMWNKIRPNHDYRYAAPQPNIDSDVQAEKDRVSLMSTYDISAQTVVLQNLTKNYGPVTAVKWLSLATGSSECFGLLGINGAGKTTAFKMMTGDEQISSGEVWVKGIRVKENLAQVYRHIGYCPQFDALLDELTGLETLRIFAMLRGVPSSDVLPVALNLAQDLGLVSHLKKRVRDYSGGNKRKLSTALALIGNPAVIFLDEPTSGMDPGAKRCLWDVVNRIRDSGRTVILTTHSMEECEALCTRLAIMVNGEFRCLGSTQHLKNKFSGGFLLFIKMLHQDTPMDEKITAVKNFVEGHFEGAVLKENLQQALSYHIPRTDLTWSTVFGIMESAKEQLGIEEYSLGQTTLEQVFLYFTKLDGAW; encoded by the exons CTTACAACCTTCGTTGGCTCGGATAGCGTACTCGCCCCAGAATGATCTCCTCGAAGGGATCGTGGCTTCCGCAGCCTTCAGTCTCGGGATCAATGACTATCAGTCCTTCAACAGTTCCTTGGAAATGAAGAGCAAACTCCTCAATAGCAGTAGTTTCCTGTGCGGAATCGATTTCGGAAATGGAATGAGG aatataaCCGACCTTCCCAAGCGAGTTACGTTCGATCTGCGGTTCCCGTATATTCTTAGATCTTCGCCATCGAGCTGGAAACCCTTGTCGTGGGACACGGATAAGCTGATCGGTGCCTTCGATCCCACGGGCCACAATCGACTCGAAGATGACGGTGGTGAACCCAGCTACTACCGGGAGCAGTTCCTGGCAGTTCAAACGGCTCTTTCCAAGGCAATTATCGCCAGACAGGTTCCGAGCGTCAATCCTCCGAAGGCTTTTGTTCAG CGATTTGCAAATCCGGATGCCGAAACCAATCTGCTTCATGAGGCGTTAAACCAGATTCTTCCGCTGTTGTTCCGGTTGGTGTTCATGTTCTTCTTCCTCAGTACGGTTAAATATATCACCGTGGAAAAAGAAAACCAGCTGAAGGAATCGATGAAGATCATGGGACTACCGGGAATCATCAACTGGGCCGCATGGTTTGTGGAGCTTGTGCTGCTCATGGTGATCCCAATCACGCTCATCACCATTATCCTCAAGCTTTCGGCCTTCGTTCATTCCAATGTGATTCtgatttggatatttttgttgTGCTACTGTATGTCAACCATCAGTTTGGCCTTCTTCACCAGTGTTTTTTTCGATAAAG ctattaAGGCAGCTTCGTTTGCCACACTAGTTTGGGTTGCTTCGTACTTTTCTTTGGAAGACTACCCATTTTGGGTAAAGACCCTGTACTCACTTCTGAGTAATCCAGCGATGCACTACGGCATGAACAACATCATTCGCCTTGAAGCCATGCATGTCGGTGTGGATTTCAGTACAATGTTTTCTAGGACCGACCTCAACGACCCGTACAACTACGCGGTAGCGATCGGGATGTTCTGCGCCAGCATTTTTCTGTACATTTGCCTTACCCTATACCTGGAACAAGTAATGCCTGGACAGTACGGCATAGCAAGACCGTGGTACTTTCCGTGCCTAGGCTTAGTGAGTTTTAAGAAAGCCACGCCCATTGACTCGGTTTCTCCCTACGATTCGGACCACCCAGCTAATGCCAACTACTTCGAACCGGAACCAATCGGTACCGAGGCGggtgttcaaataaaaaatctccgGAAAGTGTTCCCAGGCCACAAAGTCGCTGTAGATAAGCTAAACCTGAACCTTTACCAGGGTCAGATCACAGTTCTCTTAGGTCACAATGGGGCTGGTAAAACGACCACCATGTCGATGCTTACTGGTATGTTCTCACCAAGTTCCGGAACGGCAACTATCAATGGGCATGACATTAGGACGGACATGAATAGGGTTAGGTCGTCGATGGGCTTATGTCCGCAACACAACGTTCTTTTTGACGAGCTCACCGTCTCCGAGCATCTACAATTTGCCGCTCGACTAAAAGGTGTGCCCCGTAACCAAGTTCACGAGACCGTTACCAAGTACATCAATCTCCTGGGGATGAATGACAAAGCTAAGGCTCAATCTTCAACACTTTCCGGTGGAATGAAACGAAAACTAACCGTTGGGATGGCACTTTGCGGAGAACCGAAGGTAGTTCTTTTGGACGAACCGACCACCGGAGTGGATCCCACTGCTCGTCGAGCTTTGTGGGACCTTTTGCTGGAAGAGAAACGGAACAAAACGATTCTGCTTTCCACCCATTTCATGAACGAGGCGGATGTACTAGGCGATCGTATAGCAATTTTGGCAGAGGGAAAACTCACAGCTGCGGGTTCAACATTCTTTTTGAAAAGTGCCTTTGGAGTCGGCTACAGGTTGATTTGCGTCAAAGGCCAAGGCTATCAGGAAGAGCGACTCTTGAGTTTGCTCCGTAAATTCATACCGGATGTGAACATTGAAGTCGAAAACGCTTCGGAGCTTACCATCATTCTGAAGAAAGAGTACACACAGCTTTTCCAATCAATGCTGAAGGAGCTGGAGACGCACATGGAATACTGCGGAGTCACAAGCTACGGCATTTCGTTGACCACACTGGAAGAAGTGTTCCTCAA GGCCGGCAGCGATTCGTTCGCCCGGGTGAAGCATTTTTCTGATGACCCCAACAGAGAACCTCGTCCAGAACAACAGGTTCCACACATGAATGTCCAGCTTGTCGAAGCAGACCTGCTTCAGCGAAGTGGCGCCTGGGTGCAGTTGAAATCGCAAATCctaaaaaaattcatcatcGCTCGCCGATCCTGGCGTCAGTTCTGCTGGCAAACCATAATCATTCCGATAGGACTGATGACCTTTTTCCTTTGGCAGAACCATTCCGGGCCAAAGACTTCAGCCTTGGACATGAGCCTGGAGCCGTATCGGTGGTCGCTGAACTTGATTCGGGAGTCTGGAGCCAGTGACCTAATGAATCAAACTTATCAGAAACTGTTCGAGGGATCTCACAAGATTCGGTCCATCGACATGAACATGGATGACTACGTTACCCAGAAG TTGAGTTCCTCTCCAGTGGACCTGCACGCCAAACTGTTGCTTGGCGCATCGTTTACAGGAGACAGCTTCAAGGCCTTTTACAACCCTAGAGCTCTCCACTCGGCACCGCTTTCCTTGAACTTGGTGTTCAATGCGATGCTCAAAACGCACTGTCCTGATTGCAGCATTGGCGTGCGGAATAACCCACTGCCCCCTCCCAAAACCTCCGATGACGACAACCCCGTTGTGTCGAACGCGCTTCTGCGCTACATAAACCTGGTGCTGGCCTTAATTTTTATCATGGTTTACACAACGTCTGCGTACATCACGTTTTACATCAAAGAGCGTGTAACACGAGCCAAGCTGCTGCAAACGATCACCGGTCTCAAGGTGGAGCTGTATTGGTTGTCAAATGTGTTCTGGGACGTGTTGAACTTTACCATCACCTGTGTGGTCGTAATCATAATGATTGAAGTTTTCCAAGTGGAAGGATGGAACACTGCTCAGAATGTGTTTGTGCTACTCTTGTTCTTGAACACCTACCTTTTATCAGTATTGCCAATGATCTACCTGTTCTCGTTCATGGTTTCCGATCCGGCTTCCGGCTATTCGAGAGTGTTCCTATTCAACGGTATCGGAGCAGTCGGTTTgggtttgctacaatttttcttcAGCCACATTGGCTACGAGAAAACAGCCGAAGTTATGCAGCACGCGTTTCTTCTTATTCCGACGATTTCGCTGATGTTGGGCCTGTTAAGGTTAAGTATGTTCATTGGCACGACAGTATCATGTGCCACTGCATGCCAACATTTGTCAACCACCTGTACTCCGGAGCTTATGTGCAGTCTTCAAAAGGATTGCTGTAATGGTTTGGCAGACGTATTCAGCTTTTCCGATAGCGTTGGGTTGCTAACCCCTATGCTCTACCTTTCGGCGACCGGTGTCTTCTGTTTCGTAATGTTATGGTGTATTGAACACAATCTTTTTAGGAAAATGTGGAACAAAATACGACCCAATCATGATTACCGATACGCAGCCCCACAGCCTAACATTGATTCGGATGTTCAAGCGGAAAAGGATCGAGTATCGTTGATGTCGACCTATGATATTTCTGCCCAGACCGTGGTGCTACAAAACCTTACAAAGAACTACGGACCTGTAACGGCTGTCAAGTGGCTTTCACTTGCTACGGGTAGCTCGGAATGCTTCGGATTGCTCGGAATCAACGGAGCTGGAAAAACGACAGCTTTCAAaatgatgacaggtgatgaacAAATTTCTTCCGGAGAAGTCTGGGTTAAGGGTATTCGGGTCAAGGAAAATCTGGCCCAAGTCTATCGGCACATAGGCTACTGCCCTCAGTTTGATGCTCTCCTCGACGAGCTGACTGGATTGGAAACCCTCCGGATATTTGCCATGCTTCGTGGTGTTCCCAGCAGTGATGTGCTGCCAGTAGCGCTTAACTTAGCCCAAGATCTGGGCCTCGTCAGTCATCTGAAGAAACGTGTACGAGACTATAGCGGTGGAAACAAACGGAAGCTCAGCACAGCCTTGGCACTGATCGGCAACCCGGCAGTGATCTTCCTGGACGAACCCACCAGTGGAATGGATCCCGGTGCTAAACGATGCCTCTGGGATGTGGTCAATCGGATACGGGACTCCGGCCGAACTGTTATCCTCACCACCCACAGCATGGAAGAGTGCGAAGCCCTCTGCACTCGACTAGCCATCATGGTCAACGGAGAGTTCCGCTGCCTCGGATCGAcgcaacatttgaaaaataaattttccggGGGATTCTTGCTGTTCATCAAAATGCTACACCAGGATACGCCAATGGATGAAAAAATTACCGCCGTTAAAAACTTCGTCGAAGGTCATTTCGAGGGAGCTGTTTTGAA gGAGAATCTGCAGCAGGCCCTCAGCTACCACATACCTCGCACCGATCTGACCTGGTCCACGGTGTTCGGCATCATGGAATCCGCCAAAGAGCAACTTGGTATAGAAGAGTATTCGCTGGGGCAAACAACCCTGGAACAGGTGTTCCTGTACTTTACCAAGCTGGATGGCGCTTGGTAA